A single Streptomyces sp. Edi2 DNA region contains:
- a CDS encoding AAA family ATPase, whose product MRTPPPPLPVDSHGDALAALRKRVFTGRTAELRLLRELLLSDRRGCFVVWLHGMGGMGKSTLLRRFADEATAHGRTARWVDMRGTDPTPEAFLAALEAQGPLEEAQVLLVDSAESLGALEHWLRDEFLPRMPAHVLVAVGGRRPPSAEWRTDAQWWHALRSVELDGMDDAEAAQLLHHRDVAGPAVPDLVRAAHGMPLALALFADARERAMRAGEPYRGWELGDSPDVVRELLRLLLRESPSPDRADALRVLALARVTTEELVRHTLEVPVAEARALCAWLSGLSFVHSTADGLVPHELVREALVADLRWRSMETYERLLRRLHAHLAERLAERGGGRWVFGAGLAYLGRTNRIAREAVDWHGADRLQLRAARPADLDEVLAAIEKEHGWAAGRLARQWWNHQPAAFIVAEDGRRRITGVLVAPCLEAGATGLPDDPVAHAALEHAADRSPLRRGERLLLGRWSTGGAAVACGALTTLWATTPGLVMSWTCTAQDQRALSSLLELYGQQRTTPVDGPDGERVSPFVQDWRSAPFDRWAAALRTRLLADEPSAIPAPVTDGAAPVMPWPQFADAVKHAYRSALNPRQLAESTLLGTRLVAPGADAAALRTVLTETVTQLRALPGQRQLGDVLEITYLNGPRSQQAAASRASLSFSTYRRRLSAALTRAAELLRERELYGSVPR is encoded by the coding sequence ATGCGGACACCTCCCCCACCCCTGCCGGTCGACTCGCACGGGGACGCGCTGGCGGCCCTGCGGAAAAGGGTGTTCACCGGCAGAACCGCCGAACTGCGGCTGCTGCGGGAGCTGCTGCTCAGCGACCGCCGGGGCTGCTTCGTGGTGTGGCTGCACGGCATGGGTGGCATGGGCAAGAGCACCCTGCTGCGCCGGTTCGCGGACGAGGCGACGGCGCACGGCAGGACCGCCCGCTGGGTCGACATGCGGGGTACGGATCCGACGCCGGAGGCGTTCTTGGCCGCGCTGGAGGCGCAGGGCCCGCTGGAGGAGGCGCAGGTGCTGCTGGTCGACTCGGCGGAGTCGCTGGGCGCGCTGGAGCATTGGCTGCGCGACGAGTTCCTGCCGCGCATGCCCGCGCATGTGCTGGTCGCGGTCGGCGGCCGGCGGCCCCCGTCGGCCGAGTGGCGCACCGACGCGCAGTGGTGGCACGCGCTGCGCAGTGTGGAGCTGGACGGCATGGACGACGCCGAGGCCGCGCAGCTGCTGCACCACCGGGACGTGGCCGGGCCGGCCGTCCCGGACCTCGTACGGGCCGCACACGGAATGCCGTTGGCCCTGGCGCTCTTCGCCGATGCGCGGGAGCGTGCCATGCGGGCCGGGGAGCCGTACCGCGGCTGGGAGTTGGGCGACTCTCCCGACGTGGTGCGCGAGCTCCTGCGACTGCTGCTGCGGGAGAGCCCCTCGCCGGACCGGGCCGACGCGCTCCGCGTGCTGGCGCTGGCCCGGGTGACCACCGAGGAACTGGTGCGGCACACGCTGGAAGTTCCGGTGGCCGAGGCCCGGGCGCTGTGCGCCTGGCTGAGCGGACTGTCGTTCGTGCACAGCACCGCTGACGGCCTGGTCCCGCACGAACTGGTGCGGGAAGCGCTGGTGGCCGATCTGCGCTGGCGCAGCATGGAGACGTACGAGCGCCTCTTACGCCGGCTGCACGCGCACCTGGCCGAGCGGCTGGCGGAGCGCGGGGGCGGCCGCTGGGTATTCGGTGCGGGGCTGGCCTACCTGGGCCGGACGAACCGGATCGCACGGGAGGCGGTGGACTGGCACGGCGCGGACCGTCTGCAGCTGCGGGCTGCCCGTCCGGCGGACCTGGACGAGGTGCTGGCCGCGATCGAGAAGGAGCACGGCTGGGCGGCCGGCCGCCTGGCCCGCCAGTGGTGGAACCACCAGCCGGCGGCCTTCATCGTCGCGGAGGACGGCCGCCGCCGGATCACCGGCGTGCTCGTCGCGCCCTGCCTTGAGGCCGGTGCCACCGGGCTGCCCGACGATCCGGTGGCGCACGCCGCGCTGGAGCACGCGGCCGACCGGTCGCCGCTGCGGCGCGGTGAGCGGCTGCTGCTGGGGCGTTGGAGCACCGGCGGCGCGGCGGTGGCCTGCGGCGCGTTGACCACACTGTGGGCGACCACGCCCGGCCTGGTGATGAGCTGGACGTGCACGGCGCAGGACCAGCGTGCGCTGTCGTCGCTGCTGGAGCTGTACGGGCAGCAGCGCACGACCCCGGTCGACGGCCCGGACGGCGAGCGGGTGTCGCCGTTCGTGCAGGACTGGCGCAGCGCACCCTTCGACCGCTGGGCCGCGGCGCTGCGTACCCGGCTGCTGGCCGACGAGCCCTCGGCGATCCCCGCGCCGGTCACCGACGGGGCGGCTCCCGTCATGCCGTGGCCGCAGTTCGCGGATGCCGTCAAGCACGCCTACCGCAGCGCGCTGAACCCGCGGCAGCTCGCGGAGAGTACGCTGCTGGGGACCCGGCTGGTGGCACCCGGCGCGGACGCGGCGGCGCTGCGCACGGTGCTGACCGAGACCGTGACGCAGTTGCGTGCGCTGCCCGGACAGCGGCAGTTGGGCGACGTTCTGGAGATCACCTATCTGAACGGGCCGCGCAGCCAGCAGGCCGCGGCGAGCCGGGCGTCACTGTCCTTCAGCACCTACCGGCGCCGGCTGTCCGCCGCGCTGACGAGGGCGGCGGAACTGCTGCGCGAGCGCGAGCTGTACGGGTCGGTACCGCGGTGA
- a CDS encoding alpha/beta fold hydrolase, with protein MSFAGPEDRVLPAPALAGHGSGVELLDYDAVPGLPRAGGAPGSMLLLHGFGGDKSQLRPVGDALCPAGSVAVHPSLRAHGDSHRPDWGYSVLDFSADVHRIADILPDELHLVGYSYGGLVVAVSAVTWGASRVRSLVVIDQSFDAHPALHVADEWAEGSLLRWTYDFGHLPDLLERLGIPVLVLAGADSGNILAGERERLSGRSGGMLRLETVRGSHADCYRNTEEIASVMREFYRDQFAGLSGNGNGAKEKSA; from the coding sequence ATGAGCTTTGCCGGACCGGAAGACCGCGTTCTGCCCGCACCGGCCCTGGCGGGACACGGCAGCGGCGTCGAACTGCTTGACTACGACGCCGTTCCCGGGCTCCCCCGGGCCGGCGGCGCTCCGGGCAGCATGCTCCTGCTCCACGGGTTCGGCGGCGACAAAAGCCAGCTGCGGCCCGTCGGCGACGCCCTGTGCCCGGCCGGTTCCGTCGCCGTCCACCCCTCGCTGCGTGCCCACGGCGACAGCCACCGGCCGGACTGGGGCTACTCGGTACTCGACTTCTCCGCCGACGTCCATCGCATCGCCGACATCCTCCCGGACGAGCTGCACCTCGTCGGGTACTCGTACGGCGGGCTGGTGGTGGCGGTCTCCGCGGTCACCTGGGGCGCGTCCCGGGTACGGAGCCTGGTGGTGATCGACCAGTCCTTCGACGCGCACCCCGCGCTGCACGTGGCCGACGAGTGGGCCGAGGGCAGTCTGCTGCGCTGGACCTACGACTTCGGGCACCTGCCGGACCTGCTGGAACGGCTCGGCATCCCGGTGCTGGTGCTGGCCGGCGCCGACAGCGGCAACATCCTGGCCGGTGAACGCGAACGCCTCTCCGGCCGGAGCGGCGGAATGCTCCGGCTGGAAACCGTCCGGGGATCGCATGCCGACTGCTACCGCAATACGGAGGAGATCGCGTCCGTGATGCGCGAATTCTATCGGGACCAGTTCGCCGGGCTTTCCGGAAACGGAAACGGTGCGAAGGAAAAATCCGCATGA
- a CDS encoding BTAD domain-containing putative transcriptional regulator, with translation MDDIILRLLGPVELVHEGRSLDLGGPRQRVVLAVLGLNINRTASTEQLIDAVWGDSPPTTARGQIQVAVSTLRKQFARAGLPGAIKTRAPGYVLDMDTGSVDSLEFDRLVARAREDTRADRITEAAATLHKALELWRGPALDGVPNDHLRHAATHLDVTRLTVLEERVRLDLLLARHQEVCAELTALIGQHPLRERLYELLILALYRSGRQAEALEACRRARKALAEEMGIEPGQELRDLEQAVLKQSPALDLPAPPPDRGVPLRPSARPDAPDVPESGFRLIPRQLPASIGDFTGRHTELDKIKDLLESCFRTETPGYAVPIVDISGPGGVGKSALAVRAAYEVSKHFPDGHLYADLHTASGDGQIAALLARFLRALTIPAKAVPDDAQERAEMYRSRLAESRVLVVLDGVTSAEQVTPLLPGSATCAVIITSRARLAGVPGVRSIDLTVFDMANALELLAGIIGRERVQAELGTAVELVNLCDALPLALRIAGARLASHPHWRVEWLVQRLRDERRRLDELSYRGLELRSTISLTYRALPPSAQRLFRLFSLVQAPASPAWVAAALLDTDFASAEDILDLLVEAQVMDTVQYPGSLRPCYRFHDLVRAYAREELCATESPEEQDAALARVLGGWLSLVEEAHREEYGGDYTVIHGSAKRWRLPETTDVEPVPQPMTWLSGERQALVTAVRQAAAAGMDELCWDLALSSVTLFEAKGYFDDWEETTRLAHEASARAGNRIGQAAMLYSLGTLHMFQTRMEQADECFGKAQQLFEAEGHDHGRALVLRNAAHLDSVRGDDTAMREKYDEALAITRLVGDRIGEAHIMRSLAGCWLASGNVERARTLLEQALTISREENCRRVQAQVLQRFAELHLAVEQPRQAQEALQEVLRIVRGSGDRIGEAYALYGLGSVRRQEKRLDSAADTLARALNLSRQVGERVIEAKSRYALAEIALTRSDYELTATHLEAAHDLFAELGSTSWLERTEDLMVEAGGPSAAWSDGPQPNRC, from the coding sequence GTGGACGACATAATCCTTCGGCTACTGGGGCCGGTTGAGCTGGTCCACGAAGGCCGTTCGCTCGACCTCGGCGGGCCGCGTCAGCGAGTGGTCCTGGCGGTGCTGGGACTGAACATCAACCGCACCGCATCCACGGAGCAGCTGATCGACGCAGTGTGGGGCGACTCGCCTCCCACCACCGCACGCGGCCAGATCCAGGTCGCCGTCTCGACGCTCCGCAAGCAGTTCGCCCGGGCCGGACTGCCCGGAGCCATCAAGACCCGTGCCCCCGGCTACGTACTCGACATGGACACCGGCAGCGTGGACAGCCTGGAGTTCGACAGGCTGGTCGCCAGAGCACGGGAAGACACCCGGGCGGACCGGATCACGGAGGCGGCCGCAACCCTGCACAAGGCCCTGGAGCTCTGGCGCGGCCCCGCCCTGGACGGCGTGCCCAACGACCATTTACGGCATGCGGCCACCCATCTCGATGTCACGCGCCTGACCGTTCTCGAGGAGCGGGTCCGCCTCGACCTCCTGCTCGCCAGGCACCAGGAGGTCTGTGCCGAACTGACGGCTCTGATCGGTCAGCATCCCCTTCGCGAACGCCTTTATGAGCTTCTCATTCTGGCGCTGTACCGCTCGGGGCGGCAGGCCGAGGCACTGGAGGCGTGCCGGCGTGCGCGCAAGGCCCTCGCCGAGGAGATGGGCATCGAGCCGGGGCAGGAGCTCCGCGACCTGGAGCAAGCGGTTCTCAAGCAGTCTCCGGCACTCGATCTTCCTGCCCCTCCCCCGGACAGAGGCGTCCCCCTCCGCCCCTCGGCCCGGCCCGACGCCCCGGACGTTCCGGAGAGCGGGTTTCGCCTCATCCCACGTCAACTACCGGCGAGCATCGGAGACTTCACCGGGCGGCACACGGAACTCGACAAGATCAAGGATCTGCTGGAGTCCTGCTTCCGGACGGAGACCCCGGGTTACGCCGTTCCGATCGTGGACATCTCCGGCCCCGGGGGCGTGGGCAAGTCGGCCCTGGCCGTACGCGCAGCCTACGAGGTGAGCAAACACTTTCCCGACGGCCACCTCTACGCCGACCTGCACACCGCGTCCGGCGACGGACAGATCGCGGCACTGCTGGCCCGGTTCCTCCGCGCGCTGACGATACCGGCCAAGGCGGTTCCCGACGATGCCCAGGAACGGGCCGAGATGTATCGCAGCAGGCTGGCGGAGAGCCGCGTGCTGGTGGTCCTGGACGGAGTGACCAGCGCGGAGCAGGTGACACCGCTCCTGCCAGGAAGTGCGACCTGTGCGGTGATCATCACGAGCCGGGCCCGGCTGGCGGGCGTACCCGGCGTCCGCAGCATTGATCTCACGGTGTTCGACATGGCCAACGCCCTTGAGCTGCTGGCCGGCATCATCGGCCGTGAGCGGGTGCAGGCAGAACTCGGCACGGCTGTTGAACTGGTGAACCTGTGCGACGCACTGCCGCTGGCGCTGCGGATCGCCGGCGCCCGGCTGGCCTCCCACCCTCACTGGCGGGTCGAGTGGCTGGTCCAGCGCCTGCGGGACGAGCGTCGGCGCCTGGACGAGCTGAGCTACCGCGGCCTGGAACTGCGCTCCACCATCAGCCTGACGTACCGGGCGCTTCCGCCGTCGGCGCAGCGGCTGTTCCGGTTGTTCTCCCTGGTCCAGGCGCCCGCCTCACCGGCCTGGGTCGCGGCAGCCCTGTTGGACACCGACTTCGCCTCGGCGGAGGACATCCTTGACCTCCTGGTCGAGGCCCAGGTCATGGACACCGTTCAGTACCCCGGCTCGCTTCGGCCGTGCTACCGCTTCCACGATCTGGTGCGTGCCTATGCGCGCGAGGAGCTGTGCGCGACCGAATCACCGGAGGAACAGGATGCTGCCCTGGCAAGGGTGCTGGGCGGATGGCTCTCGCTGGTCGAGGAGGCCCACCGGGAGGAGTACGGCGGGGATTACACCGTCATCCACGGCAGCGCGAAGCGCTGGAGGCTGCCCGAGACCACGGACGTGGAACCCGTCCCGCAGCCGATGACCTGGCTGAGCGGCGAACGGCAGGCGCTGGTGACGGCTGTCCGGCAGGCGGCCGCCGCCGGGATGGACGAGTTGTGCTGGGACCTTGCCCTCTCCTCCGTCACGCTCTTCGAGGCGAAGGGGTATTTCGACGACTGGGAGGAGACCACGCGCCTGGCACACGAGGCATCGGCCCGGGCCGGTAACCGCATCGGCCAGGCCGCGATGCTCTACTCCCTGGGGACCCTGCACATGTTCCAGACCCGCATGGAGCAGGCGGACGAGTGCTTCGGCAAGGCGCAGCAGCTGTTCGAGGCGGAAGGGCACGATCACGGGCGCGCGCTGGTGCTGCGCAATGCCGCCCACCTGGACAGTGTGCGCGGCGATGACACCGCCATGCGGGAGAAGTACGACGAGGCACTGGCGATCACCAGGCTGGTCGGCGACCGGATCGGCGAAGCCCACATCATGCGCAGCCTGGCCGGCTGCTGGCTGGCCTCGGGAAACGTCGAGCGGGCACGCACCCTCCTGGAACAGGCCCTCACCATCTCCCGGGAGGAGAACTGCCGTCGCGTCCAGGCCCAGGTACTGCAGCGGTTCGCCGAGCTCCACCTCGCGGTCGAGCAGCCGCGACAGGCCCAGGAGGCGCTGCAGGAGGTTCTGCGGATCGTACGGGGCAGCGGGGACCGGATCGGCGAGGCGTATGCGCTGTACGGGCTCGGCTCGGTCCGCCGGCAGGAGAAGCGGCTGGACAGCGCCGCCGACACGCTGGCCCGTGCGCTGAACCTGTCGCGGCAGGTGGGCGAGCGGGTCATCGAGGCCAAATCGCGTTACGCGCTGGCCGAAATCGCCCTGACACGCAGCGACTACGAGCTGACCGCCACACATCTGGAAGCGGCACACGACCTGTTCGCCGAGCTCGGCTCCACGTCATGGCTGGAACGCACCGAGGACCTGATGGTGGAGGCCGGGGGCCCGAGCGCCGCTTGGAGCGACGGTCCTCAGCCGAACCGCTGCTGA
- a CDS encoding SAM-dependent methyltransferase encodes MQETRGTSPSYVVHPIGVVRSPRSVPEHDRWGGVSSVIELDPERLRPEAVTGLEQFSHLEIVFHFHLVPETAAVTGDCHPRGRTDLPRLGILAQRLKERPNRLGVSRCELVRVDGMTLHVRALDALDGTPVLDIKPYQRLFRPEAETVREPAWLHAAMSRYYSL; translated from the coding sequence ATGCAGGAGACCCGCGGGACCTCACCCTCGTACGTCGTCCACCCCATCGGCGTCGTCCGCTCGCCCCGCAGCGTGCCCGAACACGACCGCTGGGGCGGTGTCAGCTCGGTCATCGAGCTGGACCCCGAGCGGCTGCGGCCCGAGGCCGTGACCGGCCTGGAGCAGTTCTCACACCTCGAAATCGTCTTTCACTTCCATCTGGTCCCCGAGACCGCGGCCGTCACCGGCGACTGCCACCCCCGGGGCCGCACCGACCTGCCCCGGCTCGGCATCCTCGCCCAACGGCTCAAGGAACGCCCCAACCGGCTCGGCGTCTCGCGCTGCGAACTGGTCCGCGTCGACGGCATGACCCTGCACGTACGGGCACTTGACGCGCTGGACGGCACGCCGGTCCTCGACATCAAGCCGTACCAGCGGCTCTTCCGCCCGGAGGCGGAAACGGTCCGCGAGCCGGCCTGGCTGCACGCGGCGATGTCCCGCTACTACAGCCTCTGA
- a CDS encoding thioesterase domain-containing protein produces the protein MTHPENTSVLGRDGVELQLADLWRRLLGRDDVGIHDDFFSLGGHSLLAIKLTVEVRRLFQVDLTAADLLSAATVAELAEIIRGGVADRQGQLVRVQQGAGGSPVYALPPVSGTVLLYPPIARAMGLDQPFWAVQSLGLLPGEEPLSSLEEISEHFIEQLRTVHPEGAAWNLIGYSMGGLLAYEIARRLEERGERVGLVGLLDTRITVEPSGDPDFALRALLWRGLKLELDVDWLRGLDPGTRAQVLVERAVKAGTMPADFDADRLLRMIDMYQYNLDALAAYEIKPYDGPVTVFRVTDRSLDGGTLPDDLGWSEVAEQAAVVDVPGDHFTMVEPGQVEVLGRRLREQLDARSAAALTP, from the coding sequence ATGACCCACCCCGAAAACACCAGCGTCCTCGGCCGCGACGGCGTGGAACTCCAACTGGCGGACCTGTGGCGCCGGTTGCTGGGCCGTGACGACGTCGGCATCCACGACGACTTCTTTTCGCTCGGCGGCCACTCGCTGCTCGCCATCAAACTGACGGTGGAGGTGCGCAGGCTCTTCCAGGTCGACCTGACCGCCGCGGACCTGCTCTCCGCGGCCACGGTCGCCGAACTCGCCGAGATCATCCGCGGTGGCGTGGCCGACCGGCAGGGCCAGTTGGTCCGCGTCCAGCAGGGCGCGGGCGGCAGCCCGGTGTACGCCCTGCCGCCGGTGTCAGGAACCGTGCTGCTCTACCCGCCCATCGCCCGTGCCATGGGCCTCGACCAGCCCTTCTGGGCCGTACAGTCGCTCGGTCTGCTGCCCGGGGAGGAACCTCTCTCCTCGCTCGAGGAGATCTCCGAGCACTTCATCGAGCAGCTGCGGACCGTCCACCCCGAGGGTGCCGCATGGAACCTGATCGGCTACTCGATGGGCGGGCTGCTTGCCTACGAGATCGCCCGCCGTCTCGAAGAGCGCGGTGAGCGTGTCGGACTCGTCGGCCTGCTGGACACCCGCATCACGGTCGAGCCCAGCGGGGATCCGGACTTCGCGCTGCGCGCCCTGCTGTGGCGCGGGCTCAAACTGGAGCTGGACGTCGACTGGCTGCGCGGGCTGGACCCCGGCACCCGGGCGCAGGTCCTGGTGGAACGGGCCGTCAAGGCCGGCACCATGCCCGCCGACTTCGACGCCGACCGGCTGCTCCGCATGATCGACATGTATCAGTACAACCTGGACGCCCTGGCGGCCTACGAGATCAAGCCCTACGACGGCCCCGTCACCGTCTTCCGTGTCACCGACCGCTCCCTGGACGGCGGCACGCTCCCCGACGACCTGGGCTGGAGCGAGGTGGCGGAGCAAGCCGCCGTCGTCGACGTCCCGGGCGACCACTTCACGATGGTCGAGCCCGGCCAGGTCGAGGTCCTGGGCCGCCGGCTGCGCGAACAGCTCGACGCGAGGTCTGCGGCCGCCCTGACCCCCTGA
- a CDS encoding MFS transporter, with protein MTSRLIEDGPGRTLILGTLVNSLGNGAFLTCSALYFTRIVGFSPSQLGLGLTIAGIAGLFAGVPFGHLADRRGPRGTAAALLALAGLATSAYLTTGSFPGFVVIAFLYALFERGAHAARQALIPAVLNADNLVRVRAKIRVVTNVGVSAGAGLGGLALLWDTGTAYRLTFLLNALSFVGCGLLFLRLPAAPPASRRTPGEPRLAVLRDTPYALLAALNMVMLLHIPILEVILPLWIALHTGAPPALTAVLLLLNTLAVVGLQVPLTKKIDGLRSAVRAFRIAGLALLGCCAAFALSAGRGPVAATAALAVAAALHVYGEMIQSAGSWVIGYELAPADKQGQYQGLFNTGIAAVQMFGPVSLTLLLIDWGTSGWLVLGAVFLAGGLAMAPAVRWAEGRMAGARAAAATAT; from the coding sequence ATGACGTCCCGCCTCATCGAAGACGGCCCCGGCCGCACCCTCATTCTCGGCACACTCGTCAATTCCCTGGGAAATGGCGCCTTCCTGACCTGTTCCGCCCTCTACTTCACCCGGATCGTGGGCTTCAGCCCGTCCCAGCTCGGCCTCGGCCTGACCATCGCCGGCATCGCGGGCCTGTTCGCGGGCGTCCCCTTCGGCCACCTCGCCGACCGCAGGGGCCCGCGCGGCACCGCGGCGGCGCTCCTCGCCCTCGCGGGTCTCGCCACCAGCGCGTACCTGACGACCGGCTCCTTCCCCGGGTTCGTCGTGATCGCCTTCCTGTACGCCCTGTTCGAACGCGGCGCCCACGCGGCCCGGCAGGCGCTGATCCCGGCCGTGCTGAACGCCGACAATCTCGTCCGCGTACGTGCCAAGATCCGCGTCGTCACCAATGTGGGCGTCTCGGCCGGCGCCGGGCTCGGCGGTCTGGCCCTGCTATGGGACACCGGAACGGCCTACCGGCTCACCTTTCTTCTCAACGCGTTGAGCTTCGTGGGCTGCGGTCTGCTGTTCCTGCGGCTGCCGGCCGCACCGCCCGCGTCCCGTCGCACGCCGGGCGAACCGCGGCTCGCGGTGCTGCGCGACACCCCGTACGCGCTGCTCGCCGCGCTGAACATGGTGATGCTGTTGCACATCCCGATCCTGGAAGTGATCCTCCCGCTGTGGATCGCGCTCCACACCGGAGCGCCGCCCGCGCTCACCGCTGTCCTGCTGCTCCTCAACACCCTCGCCGTCGTCGGCCTGCAGGTCCCCCTCACCAAGAAGATCGACGGACTGCGCTCCGCCGTCCGCGCCTTCCGCATCGCCGGACTGGCGCTGCTCGGGTGCTGCGCGGCCTTCGCCCTGTCGGCCGGGCGTGGCCCGGTGGCGGCGACGGCTGCGCTGGCGGTGGCCGCGGCACTCCATGTGTACGGCGAGATGATCCAGTCCGCCGGTTCCTGGGTGATCGGCTACGAGCTTGCCCCGGCGGACAAACAGGGCCAGTACCAGGGCCTGTTCAACACCGGGATCGCGGCTGTCCAGATGTTCGGCCCGGTCTCGCTGACCCTGCTCCTCATCGACTGGGGCACGTCCGGCTGGCTGGTCCTGGGCGCGGTGTTCCTGGCCGGAGGGCTGGCGATGGCACCGGCGGTGCGCTGGGCCGAGGGCCGCATGGCCGGGGCCCGGGCAGCCGCCGCGACCGCCACCTGA
- a CDS encoding amino acid adenylation domain-containing protein, which translates to MGVGLIHQAVAHRARTAPEAPAVVDGTVRLDYATLDAAADAWAARLAAAGAAPGTLVPVLLPRSARLYVALLAVLKCGAGYAALDPRWPQERIDSVLRQLGGPVLVTDLDSLPGWPVWQPPGDFAAPGGPGAFHAYDGPSDAPATVFFTSGTSGTPKGVVSPHAATTRLFTADGPLAFGPGTVMMQAAPSAWDAFSLELWGMLTTGGTCVTASEDYLLPDTLRELIDTCAVDSAWLTASLFNLFTEIDLDCFRGLHSLYIGGERLSTAHVDRFLAAHPDVRLVNGYGPVESCVFATVHPVTAQDCRAELGVPIGRPVPGTGVHILDEDGRECPPGGVGELCVSGAGLAHGYLGDPALTAARFHESRPGGTRLYRTGDQGLRDTDGVFHFTGRTDRQVKIRGYRIEPEEIEAHAARLPGITHCVAVPVPGQLGNYDRLALFYTSSDEAPEDPALLRRSLGQQLPAHAVPDVVRRVHRLPVTANGKVDRSELLATLTG; encoded by the coding sequence ATGGGAGTCGGACTCATCCACCAGGCCGTCGCGCACCGGGCCCGGACGGCGCCGGAAGCTCCGGCGGTGGTGGACGGCACCGTACGGCTCGACTACGCCACCCTCGACGCGGCGGCGGACGCCTGGGCGGCCCGGCTGGCAGCGGCCGGGGCAGCGCCGGGCACACTGGTCCCCGTCCTGCTCCCGCGCTCGGCCCGCTTGTACGTCGCGCTGCTCGCGGTCCTCAAGTGCGGTGCCGGGTATGCCGCCCTGGACCCCAGGTGGCCGCAGGAGCGGATCGACTCCGTGCTCCGGCAGCTGGGCGGCCCCGTGCTGGTGACCGACCTCGACAGCCTGCCCGGGTGGCCCGTGTGGCAGCCCCCGGGCGACTTCGCCGCCCCGGGCGGCCCGGGTGCGTTCCACGCGTACGACGGGCCGTCCGACGCTCCGGCCACGGTCTTCTTCACGTCCGGCACCAGCGGCACACCCAAAGGCGTGGTGTCCCCGCACGCGGCCACCACACGGCTGTTCACCGCGGACGGGCCCCTCGCCTTCGGCCCCGGCACCGTCATGATGCAGGCGGCCCCGTCGGCCTGGGATGCCTTCTCCCTGGAGCTGTGGGGGATGCTCACCACCGGCGGTACCTGTGTCACCGCCTCGGAGGACTACCTCCTCCCGGACACCCTGCGGGAACTGATCGACACCTGTGCGGTCGACAGTGCCTGGCTCACCGCCTCCCTGTTCAATCTGTTCACCGAGATCGACCTGGACTGCTTCCGGGGCCTGCACAGCCTCTACATCGGCGGGGAGCGGCTGTCGACCGCGCATGTGGACCGGTTCCTCGCCGCCCACCCCGACGTCCGGCTGGTCAACGGCTACGGCCCGGTGGAGAGCTGCGTGTTCGCCACCGTGCACCCCGTCACCGCGCAGGACTGCCGGGCGGAGCTCGGCGTCCCCATCGGCCGTCCGGTACCCGGCACCGGAGTGCACATCCTGGACGAGGACGGGCGGGAGTGCCCGCCCGGAGGCGTGGGCGAGCTGTGCGTCAGCGGCGCCGGCCTGGCACACGGCTACCTCGGCGATCCGGCCCTGACAGCCGCTCGCTTCCACGAGAGCCGGCCGGGCGGCACCCGCCTCTACCGGACCGGCGACCAGGGCCTGAGGGACACCGACGGCGTCTTCCACTTCACCGGGCGAACCGACCGCCAGGTCAAGATCCGCGGCTATCGCATCGAGCCGGAGGAGATCGAGGCCCACGCGGCCCGGCTCCCCGGGATCACGCACTGTGTGGCCGTCCCCGTGCCCGGCCAGCTGGGCAACTACGACCGCCTCGCGCTGTTCTACACCTCCTCCGACGAGGCCCCCGAGGACCCCGCGCTGCTGCGCCGTTCCCTGGGCCAACAGCTGCCCGCGCACGCGGTGCCGGACGTCGTACGGCGCGTGCACCGGCTGCCGGTGACGGCCAACGGAAAGGTCGACCGATCCGAGCTGCTGGCCACGCTCACCGGCTGA